A genomic region of Sciurus carolinensis chromosome 7, mSciCar1.2, whole genome shotgun sequence contains the following coding sequences:
- the Gja10 gene encoding gap junction alpha-10 protein, with the protein MGDWNLLGGILEEVHSHSTIVGKIWLTILFIFRMLVLGVAAEDVWDDEQSAFACNTQQPGCNNICYDDAFPISLIRFWVLQIIFVSSPSLVYMGHALYRLRDFEKERHRRKSHLRVQMENPELDLEEQQRIDRELKRLEEQKRIYKVPLKGCLLRTYVLHILTRSVLEVGFMIGQYILYGFQMRPLYKCTQPPCPNAVDCFVSRPTEKTIFMLFMHSIAAISLLLNILEIFHLGIRKIMRALYEKSSSGSIENERGPPFHLKKYSGTQPCTICSALPERISLLQTNNQQQVIRVSVPKSKSMWQIPQHQQLDVDSSCSKRDCTEKDQHSGQLHVPSPCPQDGKAKIQHRGQQPCHSSFGLRNTVSQSWLGATMASRHCPSYALRTWEQSQDLESSGEPLTDLRSHFKESDDSVRESGVWIDRSCSGSRKTSFLSRLLSEKGQLCSDSGSSSSLNSTCLDFSHRENSPSPLPSATGQRTSMVSRQTAILITYQGQVHSYYLFPGVYVYMC; encoded by the coding sequence ATGGGGGACTGGAACTTATTGGGTGGCATCTTAGAGGAAGTTCACTCCCACTCAACAATAGTGGGGAAAATCTGGCTGACCATTCTCTTCATTTTCCGAATGCTGGTACTTGGTGTGGCTGCTGAGGATGTCTGGGATGACGAACAGTCAGCATTTGCCTGCAACACCCAGCAGCCAGGTTGCAACAATATCTGTTATGATGATGCTTTTCCTATCTCTTTGATCAGATTCTGGGTTTTACAGATCATCTTTGTATCTTCTCCTTCCCTGGTGTACATGGGCCATGCACTTTATAGACTCAGAGACTTTGAGAAAGAAAGACATAGGAGAAAGTCACACCTTAGAGTCCAGATGGAGAATCCAGAGCTTGACTTGGAGGAACAACAAAGGATAGATAGAGAACTGAAGAGGTTAGAGGAGCAAAAGAGGATCTATAAAGTCCCTCTGAAAGGATGTCTGCTGCGTACATATGTCTTACACATTTTGACCAGATCTGTGCTGGAAGTAGGGTTCATGATAGGCCAGTATATTCTTTATGGGTTTCAAATGCGCCCCCTATACAAATGTACTCAACCTCCTTGCCCCAATGCAGTGGATTGCTTTGTATCCAGGCCCACAGAAAAGACCATTTTCATGCTCTTTATGCACAGCATTGCAGCCATCTCCTTGTTACTCAATATACTGGAAATATTTCATCTGGGCATCAGGAAAATCATGAGGGCACTGTATGAGAAATCCAGCAGTGGGAGCATTGAGAATGAGAGAGGCCCTCCATTCCATTTGAAGAAATATTCAGGAACCCAACCATGTACAATTTGCTCTGCCTTACCTGAAAGAATCTCTCTACTTCAAACCAATAATCAACAGCAAGTCATCCGAGTCAGTGTCCCAAAGTCTAAATCCATGTGGCAAATCCCACAGCACCAGCAACTTGATGTAGATTCTTCCTGTAGCAAAAGAGACTGTACTGAGAAAGATCAGCACAGTGGACAGCTCCATGTCCCTAGCCCATGTCCTCAGGATGGCAAAGCCAAAATTCAGCACCGGGGACAGCAACCATGCCATTCCTCCTTTGGCCTAAGGAATACAGTGTCTCAATCCTGGCTAGGTGCAACCATGGCCTCTCGACACTGTCCATCCTATGCATTACGAACCTGGGAGCAATCCCAGGACCTGGAATCCTCAGGCGAACCTCTCACAGATCTGCGCAGTCACTTCAAAGAGAGTGATGACAGTGTGAGAGAGAGTGGGGTCTGGATAGACAGATCTTGCTCAGGCAGTCGCAAGACTAGCTTTCTGTCCAGATTGCTATCTGAAAAAGGACAACTatgcagtgactcaggaagctccAGTTCTCTGAATAGCACCTGCTTGGATTTTTCACACCGGGAAAACAGCCCCTCACCTCTGCCTTCAGCTACTGGCCAGAGAACATCAATGGTAAGTAGACAGACAGCAATATTGATCACATATCAAGGGCAGGTCCACTCCTACTACCTCTTTCCtggtgtgtatgtatatatgtgttaa